The stretch of DNA CTTTCAACTCGACCGCAGTGGCAGCAATGTCCAGGGCGATACCAACCGCGTACGTATAGGGAATCGCTTCCAAGACAGCCGCAACCGCCTTCCCGCCGTAGGCCACCGTTAGAATAATTTTCAGTTGAGTTTTTGAATCCAACAGCGTCCGCTCGGCTTCGATTCCATCTTCTTGGCGAACCGTGTCGTAGACTTCGTCCTGCGGAGCAATTGCCGCACTCTGGGCCAAGTTGTACGCAATCTCCAACGCCGCATCTTCTGCCTGCGTCGCTTCTTTCTGATTGGTGTCATCCAAATCCTCACCACCAATCGCCTCATGCAGCACGACAAATGCGTTGATCTCGCCCATGACATGATTGGCCATCGTCACCGCATTCATCCCGCGGGCATGCCACAGTGCGGCAGTATAGGCGGTCGCGTCGGCTGAGTTTTGTACCTCGACCTTGTGCCGCACAATATTGCCGGCATTGACCACCAGACCCATCAAAATGGTGCATAACAAGATCGCGACCACATTCACGACCGAGATAAAACCCGCTTCGGACGAATGCAATGCGGTGATTGTGCTCGATGTTTTAGATGGCTGAGTCATATTCGATCCCCAACAGTTGATTAGACGACTGCGGCCCCTCCTGCTCGAGGATGACCGATGAGCTAATTTTTCGCGTAAAAAACGGTGCCGTCGGCCATGATGCTTGGTTCCCTAAAAAGCGACCGATGCCCGGCACGTTGATCGGCATTTCATATTCGACACTGACTTTCAATTCGCTGTTCGGCTCGTTGCCTTGTGGCTCGATTGTGATCTGCGTGGCAATATCGGCGAACTGGTATTTGCCAACAATATAGTCCTGCGGCGCGTTGCCCTTGGTGTAAAACTGGTAGGCTTCGTGATACAGCAGTCCGTCGATCGACGCCGATCGCGGCAGAAATTCCAGAGGCGTCCCCCGGCGATGCACATCGCGCCCCGACGCAAACGGCGTCATCGCTTGCACGGCTGCTTTTTTGACCTTCGCCTGCGAGGCGTCGTCGTCCTGTGGCTCAGCCGGCACCCAAACAATCGCCGACCGCCCCGCCGCATATGCGGCATACATCGTGCCGGTCTTCACAACCAACATGAGCGTGCACTCCACGATCAGACACACCAGAAAAATATAGACCGGCATGACAAGCACCAGCGACAGCGTATAGGACGCCCCCTCTTCGCCGCCGGCCAATTCGCGAACGTTCCAGCGCCGCAGTCGCAAAATCGCTCCGCGAGTCAAATAAACGAGCGCAGCGGCGGAGAGAATCCACACCAGCCAAACATCCGCTACGGAATCCATCAGTGATTGAATTGTGATCATTTCGGTTTCCCCCTAAGGGCGAAGTTGTCGTTCGTAGAAATGGAATCGTTGTGCAGAAGTGCCGAGTGAGAATCGTATGCTGCGAAGTGCATGCAGGTCGTAAGAAATACCGATGATCTGTTACATGTAAGGCGAACCGACCATACCGCCGATCACCTGGAAGAGATTGTGGCAAGACATAACAGCCATTCTGTAGAGCGCGACCGTGAAGACGAAGACTGTCCCTAATGTCAGTACCAATTCCAACATGGCCAGTCCGCGACGCTTGCGCACAGCAATGCGCGATGGTCTTCGGCGAATGATTTTCATAGCGTCAGCCCCTGAAAGTACGAGAGGATTGTGCCGACCGCGAAGAATGCGGCCAACGGCACAGGACGTTGGAGGATGGCTTGCGCGCCCAATCCGGGCTTCGCAATCCGGCTAGGCAACAACACCGAGCCGACGTAACGCAAAAGTGTAGACAGAAGTTTCAACGGGCCGAGCTGCCAGACCAACATGCCGACCATCACGACTCCCGCCGCAATGTGGCACCACAGAATGACTGTGAGCCCCTGTCCGGTTCCCAGGATTGCCCCCAGCGCCGCCGCCAATTTCACATCGCCGGCTCCACTGCCGGCCAATTGAAACACGACGAGCATCGTCGCAAAACAGACCGCCGCTCCCAACAACGACGCTCCGATTCCAATCGGCGGCACGATTGCACGCGAGGCCCCAATCGCCTCACTGCTCATTGTCGCCGAGGCAACCAAATTGACCGCCAATGCCCAACCCAGGGCCGAGTAGGTCGCCCAGTTGGGAATCTTTCTCCAGTGGCTGTCCGTAAAACTCGAAACCGCCAAGAGCAGCACAAGCACAGCGGCATTGATGGACGCCAATGCCGTCCCCCATGCGACCACTGACTGCGACAAGGCAATGACTAAACCCACAACCAACGGCGCGGCCGCGGCCAGCTGCCAAGCCCGTCGCCGCTCCCCGCTACCGGCGGGGGAACAGATGGTGCGTTCGAATTGAGCCGTAATCGTCACGTCATTGCTCCCACTGATTTTCCGAGTTCCGTTTGTATGTTTTGTTGATTTGTTGTGCACCAAGTCTGCATCAAGAAAAATGCCGCCCGTTCGGCCCCACGCAAGTCGGACCGAACGGCGGCAACATCCCCCACAGGATTAGCCGTCGGTTCCGCCGAAATCGACATCGAAGATCCGGCCCAACAGGTCGTTCACCCACCCCCCGACCGTGTTGTCACCAGCACCGTCACCCGCGTTGCCCACCCAGGTGTTAATCATCAATACGATCAATGCGGCGATCGCGACAATCACCACGACCTGCAGGGTTTCCATGCCCCCTTCATCGTTGTTGAACTTGCCCACAATTTTCCGCAGCTGACTGTTTTTTGAGAAAGCCTTCATAGTTTCGTTCCCTTTAAGATGGAGTCCTTGTGATTCCCCAGCCGAATGATTCAGCCAGATTTGATTTCACCATTTCGTATGGCTAGTAAATGTCGCCGCAGCGATTGGTCTCGCAACTGGCGACCCTTTGGCGACCCTCACACCTGTCGCCCCCCTTCGTTAGCTAGATCGCAATTCCGTCGAATAACCGGACATCCTGCCGCTCACGATTTTGTATTTTTTTCCGTTTTGTGAGATCCATTGCTACGCGAGCTGCGCGCAAATTCCGGTGACCTTGCAAACAACCCTTCCGTCAATTGAATACGGTCCTCAAAACCCATGGCCGCCGGCTCATCGGCATAGGTCGGACGCAGACCGGTCGGCAGCAGTTCGCCTTGGATCCGGTCGTCTTTGTCACGCCCCTGTGCCTGGAATTGAAACAGATCCCGCCATTGGTATTTGTCGCTGTCGTCCAAACCAATGGCTTCACTGATCGTCTGCACCCGTCGCGAGCCGTCCGCCAGACGAGAAATCTGCACAACCAGGTGAATCGCCGAGGCGACTTGCGCCCGTGCAACATGAACAGGAAGTCCCGTGTCGTTCATCAAGCACAATGTCTCCAAGCGACTGGCTGCGTCTCGCGGCGTGTTGGCATGCACCGTCGTCAATGACCCGGAGTGCCCCGAAAGCATCGACTGGATCAATTCCAAAGCTTCGCCGCGGCGGACTTCACCCACGATAATACGATCGGGCCGCATCCGCAGAGAGTCCACAAACAGGTCGCGAATCGTAACCCCGCCCCGTCCGCTGGGCCGCGGCGGTTGTGCTTCCAAGTAGACCGTATGCGGTTGATTCAACTGCAGCTCCGAGGTGTCTTCGATGACGACAATCCGCTCTTCGTCCGGTACGGCCGCCGAAAGTGCATTCAGCATCGACGTCTTCCCCGTACCCGTTCCCCCGGAAATGATGATGTTTTTGTGGAGCAGCACACTGGTGGCCAGAAACTCCGCCGCCATGTCGCTCATCGAACCTCGATCGACCAACGACGGCAATGTGAATGTCGCTGGCTGAAATTTACGAATCGTCAGACAGACACCCCGCCGCGAACTGGGTGGAATGATCACGTGAACCCGCGAACCGTCCGGCAGCCGCGCGTCCATGCTGTGGTTATCCGCATCCAGCCGCCGCCCCACAAACTCCGCAATATTCTGAACCGCCGCCATCAAGGAGGGTTCATCCTCAAATCCACTCTCGGCCTGTTGAATCCGCCCCGCAGTTTCAAAATAGACGGTGTCGTACCCCACAACCATCACTTCCGAAACCGCTGGATCGTCCAACAACGGCTGAATCGGCGCCAAAAAGTGCCGCAAGGTTTCACGATAGATTTCAACAGTTTCCATAGTTTTCCCTGGGGATTCGCCCCCATTGGTCATGTGGTTTCACAAAGTAGCTGCACGCATCAGGTGCCACTGGCGAATCGGGTGCCACTAACAGCTCGGGTGCCACTGGCGGCTTGTCCGCCAGTGCAAACAACCATCAGCCCTGGAGCAGAGCGAAGAGCCATCCTGGCCTCCAAATGCCCCAACCGAACGTTAAGTGATGATCCCAACCATCGAAGCGGCAAACCGATTAGCCGCCGTCAGAAACGGCCGCAATGTCCGCCGAAACAACCCACCCGACTTGCCCGAGGCGGGCGTCGATTTCGTGGGGCTGCTGGGTTTTGCTTTTTTCTCCGAACTGTTCAATTCCGCGATATTTGCCAACGGCCGAAACGACGTTTCGTTTTCACGTGCCGCGCGTCCGTCCGCCCCAATTTGTCCAGCACGAATCAATTGACGGATCTGCTCAGTGGTCCCGGAAATCCGCTGCACATTGCCGTCATCCCCCAGGAATACAACCTTCCACAACGCATCTTGCTGTGGTTGTGGTTGGACGTCCGCGTCGCTCTCACAACGCAAATAACCGACAGTTGCCTTCGCAAAGGCTTTCGCACTACTCGGACGTTTGGCGGAATCCTCATGCATCGCTGCCCGAATCAAATCCCGCGTCTGCTGGCTGAGTCCCGGAACGATTTTCTCCGGCGGCACATAGTCATTGCGCGATTTGCGGATCAATTGATCAATCGCGGATTTCCCTTGAAACGGCGACGCGCCGGTGACCATCTGGTACAGCGTCACTCCCAATGCATAAATATCGGCCGTTTTACTCACCGTCTTGGCATCGCGAAACTGTTCCGGCGGAGCGTATTGCATGGTCCCCAATGCGTGGCCCGCTTGCGTCAGTTCATAATCCAACTCTTCCTGTTTGGCCAAACCCAGATCGGTGAGACGGGCATTGCCCTGGCTATCGAACAGGATGTTCCCCGGCTTGACGTCGCGATGCAGCAGGCCCTTGCCATGCAAAGCATCCAACGCTTTCGCCACATCATAGACAATCCGCAAAGCCTGCGACTCAGGCAGTCGTCCTTCCGTGCGAAGAGTTTCCTTTAAGTCCTTGCCGGCAATATATTCCATGGCAATGAAGTGTTTCCCATTGTCACAGCCCACTTCATACGCTGGAACGAGATTGGGGTGCGACATCTCCATCGCCAATTTCGCTTCTTGATAAAACCGCACCAGAATCCGCTCATTCGCGACCAAATGGTCATGCAGAATCTTGATGGCGACAATCGACCCATCAGCGGCGCGGGCGCGATGGACGTGTCCCATGGCGCCGCGGCCGACCTTGGAGATCAATTGATAGTCGCCGATACGGTCCGAAAAACCTCGCAGCAATTGCACAAATTCTTCCATTGACTGCGGACGCTCCGCCGGATCGGCCGACAAGGAGCGATCAATCACGTCCGCCACCGCGGGAGACAACTCCGCCGCAAACTCCGCAGAGCCGCGGTAGTTGTTGGCCCGTTTGTTCTGCATCAACGACAGCCGTCCCGCACAGGCAAAGGGGGCGTCGCCGCTCACCATGGTGTACAACAGAGCCCCCAACGCATAGACGTCGGAACGGACGTCCGCTTTGTTTGACCGGCGTAGTTGCTCCGGCGCAAGGTACCGAGCGATTTTTGTCTCGGCCGTCGACGGCGACGATTGGTCATCCAATTCAGGCGACGAAGAAAAACCAAAGCTGATCAACTTGGCCTTGCCTTCGGAGGTGACCAGCACGTTCTCCGGATGGATGTTGCGGTGCACCAGTCCAGCGGCATGGCATGCGGTCAGCGCGTCGGCGAGATGCAACACCATCTTCACCGCTCGTTTTTCGCTGATCTTTTTCTTCTTCTTGATAAATCGCGACAGCGGTTGGCCGCTGACGTATTCCATCGCGACCAAATCGCATTCGCCGGAATTCATGACGTCAAACACCTCGGCCAAATGCGGGTGCTTGATCTGCATGGCGATTTTCGACTCGCGTTGCAACTGTTCGGCCCAATCCCGTGACTTCTCGTCACGACCGGTGATCACCTTCAGTGCCACCCGGCGGCCTTCCGGATCGTGTGCCCGATAGACGGTTTGCCCCAAGCCGCGTGATTTTACGCTGCGAAGACGATAGCCACACATGTCGCCCAATAACGACGCCCAACGTCCACGCGACGCTGACCGTCGTGCCGAATGTTTATCCAATGAAGCCGCTTCGTGTGGGAACGCTGCAGCCTGTGTTTTGATAGTTTGCATCGAAAGGTCTCTCCTAAGGTGGTTTGCGTTACCCCTTGGATCGGAGTTTCTCAAAAAAAGCGGACATCTCTCCGCAGATTTTCTTTCGTGGCCGCCCTGTTAAGCCTGTTAGCTGCACGACTTACATCCAGTCGGAAATCCCTCCTTCGCCGACACTGCAGCGAATTCCCCTGATTGTCTGTCCGGTTTTTGCGAGCAATTGTGATTCCCTATTGAAGGGCTCCACCGAACGGCATGACTGCGGTGGAAAATTGATCGCCCGAAATTCAAAGCACGGCTAATAAGGGTTCAACATGCGAGATAACAGCAAATCGTCGCGCTCGGCGCGGAAACTCGACGCCTCATTCGCGGCCGATGACTCAATCTCTCGACAGCTAAACGGCGAAAGTGGAGCGTTGGGAGACAGCACACACTCTTCGATCGCCGAATTGCTACGGCCCGAAACTCGCGAGTCCTATCACACTCGCAAGCAGGGCGAGTCGTCGCTCCATGGCCAATTCCAACAGTATCCAAACGACGTTGGGCAGAATGATACTCCCGCCTCGTCTTCGTCGATCCTGTCAGCTTCATCCGTGTCTCATGCTGCGCCTGAAATCCGCCCCATCGATCATGCCAATCAAATGATCGAACAACTGACGCGTTCGATGAAGCAAACCCAAAAGCCGCAGGCTGACAAAGCACCTATCGCTGCTGCTCAACCCACTCCACAACCGGCAGTCGGCGCGCCGCTTCCTAGCCACGCGGATTACGAAATCCTCCGCGAACTCAGTCGTAGCGATTCGGCCGTGGTCTATGAGGCCTATGACCGTTCCCTGCGCCGCTATGTCGCGATCAAACAACTCAACGAACAACTCCGCGCCGATCCGCGGCAAAGCGAACTGTTTTGGCACGAAGCTCGTTTTCTGGCCAGTTTGGTCCACGAAAACGTCTGCCGCGTTTATTCCGTTGATGAACAGCAAGCCTGGATCGTCATGGAGATGATGAACGGCAGCCTCGACCAACGACTGGCCGAAGGTCCCTTGCCCAGCGATTTAGTCAGAAGCATTCTGCGCCAAGCGTTGCAGGGTCTGAAGTATCTGCACGGACAAGGCAAACTCCACGGCGAAATCAAACCGTCGAAATTGCTGCTCGATGACGGATGCATCAAACTCAGCGCCTCCGCAGGATTTTCTATCGGCGGTGAGTTTCGTCGCCCCAGCGGGACACAAAAATACGTTGCCCCCGAATTGCTACGTCCCGAGGTCTTCGGCGACGTCGGCCCGGGTGTCGATTTCTACTGCTTAGGTCTCACCGCTTTGGAATTGTTAATGGGCGATAACTTTTCCACGGCCTTCAAAGGCGTCCAAGATGTCAGCGACGATCTGGCTTGGATGCGCTGGCACTGTTCGTCCAGCGAAACACTGCCGGAGCTGGAACAACTCATTCCCAAATTGCCGCAAGACTTGGCGAAGACCCTCTCGCGCATGCTCGCGAAACCTGTCTCTGCCCGGTATGGCTCGGCCGAAGAGGCATTGAAGGACTTGGAAGAAAAACCAATCATTCTCGTCGACGTTCCGCAGGCGGCTGATACGAATGCGCGTCGCGAACACAATCCGGCTCCGGTGCAAATCGGCGCGCGGCCCAATCTCAGCGCTACTCCCTGGCCGAGCCAAGACCAGGCATCCAAAAACAAAACCTGGTCCGCTCGATTTGCGCAACTGACCGACCCGGAGTTCCTCAAAAAACAAAGCAAAAACCCCAAAGTCCTTTACCCAGTGCTGGCCGTCATCGTACTGCTGATGTTCCCGCTGTTAATGACGAGCAGCTCCGGGAAAAAACGTTCGGCGAATACGATCGCGGTCGCTCTCAAATCGACTCCCGCCGGCGCTCAGGTTCTGCTGGATGGGAAACCGTTGGGGATTGCCGCGCCTGGAAAAATTGAACTCAAACCGGGCACCTACAAAATTCGCGCCGAGATGGCCGGATTCGCGCCTACGGAAAAAACGGTCAAAGTCGAATCGAGCAACGAAGAC from Symmachiella dynata encodes:
- a CDS encoding serine/threonine-protein kinase, which produces MRDNSKSSRSARKLDASFAADDSISRQLNGESGALGDSTHSSIAELLRPETRESYHTRKQGESSLHGQFQQYPNDVGQNDTPASSSSILSASSVSHAAPEIRPIDHANQMIEQLTRSMKQTQKPQADKAPIAAAQPTPQPAVGAPLPSHADYEILRELSRSDSAVVYEAYDRSLRRYVAIKQLNEQLRADPRQSELFWHEARFLASLVHENVCRVYSVDEQQAWIVMEMMNGSLDQRLAEGPLPSDLVRSILRQALQGLKYLHGQGKLHGEIKPSKLLLDDGCIKLSASAGFSIGGEFRRPSGTQKYVAPELLRPEVFGDVGPGVDFYCLGLTALELLMGDNFSTAFKGVQDVSDDLAWMRWHCSSSETLPELEQLIPKLPQDLAKTLSRMLAKPVSARYGSAEEALKDLEEKPIILVDVPQAADTNARREHNPAPVQIGARPNLSATPWPSQDQASKNKTWSARFAQLTDPEFLKKQSKNPKVLYPVLAVIVLLMFPLLMTSSSGKKRSANTIAVALKSTPAGAQVLLDGKPLGIAAPGKIELKPGTYKIRAEMAGFAPTEKTVKVESSNEDLRLHFELAALPKKTPAKPSAPKKPKIELPQKDEPKVLAKTEVQPLVEPQPPAAPEPQPETRTFQREVAADFATYAPQLISDGNDRDVYLSHVHGILNDAWETKNFREACEIADGHFRAARNINRHAPWAYYAHGLLLSKNNRSREALAQFEISAEQSLKHRIPLFAPLREVIRHRALNDEFAPAVRDSLHLAQAVISFADADELGDQAAATIDMNVDFVGRIMGFIKGPAENKARTTVDLTAWEAELQAALPSHSWITYTEARDGVLKQYTEQLALKEQKERAFKERVQEERTSGETRAVQFAGNVHGERSRERSHSRTSTSLMPIPIGQEQSPTTTGQTSLQLNGVGSEQSTTLQQTNREEPSVWTNVLTNSKRKVDWTRQYESTKHLDQLQPQIREPYVLRTYLPEDFELRRLVFMSDLS
- a CDS encoding CpaF family protein: METVEIYRETLRHFLAPIQPLLDDPAVSEVMVVGYDTVYFETAGRIQQAESGFEDEPSLMAAVQNIAEFVGRRLDADNHSMDARLPDGSRVHVIIPPSSRRGVCLTIRKFQPATFTLPSLVDRGSMSDMAAEFLATSVLLHKNIIISGGTGTGKTSMLNALSAAVPDEERIVVIEDTSELQLNQPHTVYLEAQPPRPSGRGGVTIRDLFVDSLRMRPDRIIVGEVRRGEALELIQSMLSGHSGSLTTVHANTPRDAASRLETLCLMNDTGLPVHVARAQVASAIHLVVQISRLADGSRRVQTISEAIGLDDSDKYQWRDLFQFQAQGRDKDDRIQGELLPTGLRPTYADEPAAMGFEDRIQLTEGLFARSPEFARSSRSNGSHKTEKNTKS
- a CDS encoding TadE/TadG family type IV pilus assembly protein, with protein sequence MITIQSLMDSVADVWLVWILSAAALVYLTRGAILRLRRWNVRELAGGEEGASYTLSLVLVMPVYIFLVCLIVECTLMLVVKTGTMYAAYAAGRSAIVWVPAEPQDDDASQAKVKKAAVQAMTPFASGRDVHRRGTPLEFLPRSASIDGLLYHEAYQFYTKGNAPQDYIVGKYQFADIATQITIEPQGNEPNSELKVSVEYEMPINVPGIGRFLGNQASWPTAPFFTRKISSSVILEQEGPQSSNQLLGIEYDSAI
- a CDS encoding prepilin peptidase; this translates as MTITAQFERTICSPAGSGERRRAWQLAAAAPLVVGLVIALSQSVVAWGTALASINAAVLVLLLAVSSFTDSHWRKIPNWATYSALGWALAVNLVASATMSSEAIGASRAIVPPIGIGASLLGAAVCFATMLVVFQLAGSGAGDVKLAAALGAILGTGQGLTVILWCHIAAGVVMVGMLVWQLGPLKLLSTLLRYVGSVLLPSRIAKPGLGAQAILQRPVPLAAFFAVGTILSYFQGLTL
- a CDS encoding serine/threonine-protein kinase; its protein translation is MQTIKTQAAAFPHEAASLDKHSARRSASRGRWASLLGDMCGYRLRSVKSRGLGQTVYRAHDPEGRRVALKVITGRDEKSRDWAEQLQRESKIAMQIKHPHLAEVFDVMNSGECDLVAMEYVSGQPLSRFIKKKKKISEKRAVKMVLHLADALTACHAAGLVHRNIHPENVLVTSEGKAKLISFGFSSSPELDDQSSPSTAETKIARYLAPEQLRRSNKADVRSDVYALGALLYTMVSGDAPFACAGRLSLMQNKRANNYRGSAEFAAELSPAVADVIDRSLSADPAERPQSMEEFVQLLRGFSDRIGDYQLISKVGRGAMGHVHRARAADGSIVAIKILHDHLVANERILVRFYQEAKLAMEMSHPNLVPAYEVGCDNGKHFIAMEYIAGKDLKETLRTEGRLPESQALRIVYDVAKALDALHGKGLLHRDVKPGNILFDSQGNARLTDLGLAKQEELDYELTQAGHALGTMQYAPPEQFRDAKTVSKTADIYALGVTLYQMVTGASPFQGKSAIDQLIRKSRNDYVPPEKIVPGLSQQTRDLIRAAMHEDSAKRPSSAKAFAKATVGYLRCESDADVQPQPQQDALWKVVFLGDDGNVQRISGTTEQIRQLIRAGQIGADGRAARENETSFRPLANIAELNSSEKKAKPSSPTKSTPASGKSGGLFRRTLRPFLTAANRFAASMVGIIT